A region of Nitrospinota bacterium DNA encodes the following proteins:
- the def gene encoding peptide deformylase — translation MDVLTEKAENSGLLTILQWPDPVLFKKSEPVNSVTGDIRSLADRMAQTMLAAPGLGLAAPQVGVSKRLIVVVSPEDGAKPFAMVNPEILETGEAVMDEEGCLSMPEIYAYVERPEWIIARYTDINGDTQTVRAEDIMARCIAHEIDHLNGVLFWDHLGFMKRDWLKRKFKKMSR, via the coding sequence ATGGATGTCTTAACGGAAAAAGCTGAAAACAGCGGGCTTTTAACCATATTGCAATGGCCGGACCCCGTTCTATTTAAAAAATCCGAGCCGGTGAATAGCGTCACTGGGGATATCCGCTCCCTTGCGGACCGTATGGCGCAAACCATGCTGGCCGCGCCGGGGCTGGGGCTGGCGGCGCCGCAGGTGGGCGTATCGAAACGTCTCATAGTTGTCGTCTCTCCCGAAGACGGGGCCAAACCTTTCGCCATGGTGAATCCGGAGATACTCGAAACCGGAGAGGCGGTGATGGACGAGGAGGGGTGCCTGAGCATGCCTGAAATCTACGCCTATGTGGAGCGGCCGGAATGGATTATCGCCAGGTACACAGACATAAACGGCGACACACAAACCGTCCGCGCCGAAGACATCATGGCCCGGTGCATAGCCCACGAGATAGACCATCTAAACGGCGTCCTTTTCTGGGATCACCTGGGCTTTATGAAGCGGGACTGGCTTAAACGCAAGTTCAAGAAGATGAGCCGGTAA